Proteins from a genomic interval of Sphingobacterium lactis:
- a CDS encoding helix-turn-helix domain-containing protein: MIDLNKVKQALPPGLEDDNVEFYVFNNNIKCLHQGKTYLWGDFPVWIMERIEQDMLENPEALRALVAWDFIQREEAMRQYIICRFGGFDGHADMEADGKIKHVEYFECGRRGQCASEGKLCSAIKVGDDHLTKQEIIVLKKVAAGKPNKIIADELSISEETVSSHNQNIQRKLGVSSKIEMATWAVKRNIIES, encoded by the coding sequence ATGATCGATCTGAATAAAGTCAAACAAGCCCTCCCTCCCGGATTGGAAGATGACAATGTGGAATTCTATGTATTCAACAACAACATCAAATGCCTTCATCAGGGTAAGACTTATTTATGGGGAGATTTTCCCGTCTGGATAATGGAAAGGATTGAACAGGATATGTTGGAGAATCCGGAAGCGCTCCGGGCATTGGTCGCTTGGGATTTCATCCAGAGGGAAGAAGCCATGCGACAATACATCATCTGTCGATTTGGCGGATTTGATGGCCACGCGGATATGGAGGCGGATGGGAAGATAAAGCATGTCGAATATTTTGAATGTGGCCGCCGTGGCCAATGTGCATCAGAAGGAAAATTATGCTCTGCCATTAAGGTCGGAGATGACCACCTAACCAAGCAGGAAATTATTGTCCTTAAAAAAGTGGCAGCGGGTAAGCCAAATAAGATCATCGCCGACGAACTATCCATTTCGGAAGAAACGGTGTCCTCCCACAATCAAAATATTCAACGGAAACTTGGGGTAAGTTCTAAAATAGAAATGGCCACCTGGGCCGTGAAACGAAATATCATTGAATCCTAA
- a CDS encoding DUF5362 family protein, with translation MENTENTPGQDNPSYQPPLNTGDQYHYEDRDLKITGQTAIYLREAAKWTKFLSILGLIGIGFYVLAMIFMMLTTASGSLGPLPNQFGAFSIPYFIILILIMVIYALPIWWLYKFSTNLKIALEIKDQATLDSAFNFLKKHYKFIGIMTVIMIVFYILMVIVFIGGAVFMGLNSQV, from the coding sequence ATGGAAAATACAGAAAACACACCTGGCCAAGACAATCCTTCCTATCAACCACCGTTGAATACGGGCGACCAATACCATTACGAAGACCGTGATTTAAAGATCACCGGGCAGACAGCAATATACCTTCGTGAAGCTGCAAAATGGACTAAATTTCTATCCATCTTGGGTTTGATCGGGATCGGATTTTATGTGTTGGCTATGATCTTCATGATGCTCACGACAGCTTCGGGCAGTCTTGGTCCATTACCAAATCAGTTTGGAGCTTTCTCCATCCCCTACTTCATCATCTTGATTTTAATTATGGTGATTTACGCACTCCCAATCTGGTGGCTCTATAAATTCAGCACCAATCTTAAAATTGCTTTGGAAATCAAGGACCAAGCAACTTTGGATAGCGCATTCAACTTCCTTAAAAAACATTACAAGTTTATCGGAATCATGACGGTTATTATGATTGTTTTCTATATTCTGATGGTAATCGTGTTTATCGGTGGTGCGGTATTTATGGGATTAAACAGCCAAGTTTAG